In Capra hircus breed San Clemente chromosome 26, ASM170441v1, whole genome shotgun sequence, the following are encoded in one genomic region:
- the LOC106503655 gene encoding uncharacterized protein LOC106503655 codes for MSGGLAGLLSPSACSGAETHWSQRAPEKMGHCAHRGCPAREPWRRLDPGLLQWLLEEKERALAVLQETVKVLQMKVARLEHLVKLKDQRVGALTQQGDQPPGRGTPGPEGPLPLSTRLQPRAHLELP; via the exons ATGTCCGGTGGTCTCGCAGGCCTGCTGAGCCCCTCGGCGTGCTCTGGGGCGGAGACCCATTGGAGTCAGAGGGCTCCAGAGAAGATGGGCCATTGTGCACACAGAGG TTGCCCAGCCAGGGAGCCCTGGCGCCGCCTGGACCCTGGGCTGCTGCAGTGGCTGCTGGAGGAGAAAGAGCGGGCGCTGGCAGTCCTCCAGGAGACGGTCAAG GTTCTGCAGATGAAGGTGGCCAGGCTGGAGCACCTGGTGAAACTGAAGGACCAGCGGGTCGGAGCGCTCACGCAACAGGGGGACCAGCCCCCTGGCAGGGGTACCCCGGGGCCAGAAGGGCCCCTTCCCCTGTCCACCAGACTCCAACCTCGAGCCCACTTGGAACTCCCCTAG
- the LOC108634001 gene encoding translation initiation factor IF-2-like → MGDQGRRTQPPEAPPPMPQGRRLQALLVSSSEVTVEVDSNAGPEAKRAQSQQQGRWRVQARQAPRSLQVDTRRSPARPWCLAGLSCGLPGAHTPLGGAPVSSGAQRPQAPQDKASSVGTPVLASGRQHAGGCPPHEAHAEAGGWFRSEGARRLSQSRGLRQRPGGAAAAARVARSAESPAGGAAVSHGESGRGFGLRGKEGGAGEDVPAHRGKPHPFSRRPRPLPRARAEERSGAPRPWALSFPVRPRGRTAAPRPRGRSAAQEEALERPGPRESRPPAGLPLGRGGAAPRPPERGRRGEDRVDAAALPPPPARRRPFRKQFLSPVDELRPTGPTPEPTQAKPAPRPILGRLGSVAAAVYPEGRFRAVGRRRGSTELPREDLTWKRSGEATEMERQSESPPLRTGSSGFGSHGMFTGTESRRHRAAAAPAGRQVASELAVWRPKEGARHCGVAPVTSPN, encoded by the exons ATGGGGGACCAGGGTCGGAGGACACAGCCCCCAGAGGCTCCGCCCCCAATGCCGCAGGGCAGGCGCCTCCAGGCCCTTCTGGTGTCCAGCTCTGAGGTCACCGTTGAGGTGGATTCAAACGCAGG TCCTGAGGCCAAGAGGGCCCAGTCCCAGCAGCAAGGGAGATGGAGGGTGCAAGCCCGCCAGGCACCGCGGTCTCTGCAGGTGGACACCAGGCGTAGCCCCGCACGCCCCTGGTGTCTGGCCGGCCTCAGCTGCGGGCTTCCGGGCGCACACACTCCCTTAGGAGGCgcccccgtctcgagtggggcccagaggccccaggcgCCCCAGGACAAGGCCAGCTCGGTGGGCACCCCGGTCCTGGCATCTGGGAGGCAACACGCTGGGGGCTGCCCGCCGCACGAGGCCCACGCCGAAGCTGGGGGCTGGTTCCGCTCGGAAGGAGCCCGGAGGCTGAGCCAGAGCAGGGGGCTCAGGCAGAGGCCCGggggagcggcggcggcggcgcgggtcGCGCGCTCAGCCGAGAGTCCTGCAGGGGGCGCTGCTGTTTCACACGGCGAATCGGGACGAGGTTTCGGTTTGCGGGGAAAAGAGGGTGGAGCCGGAGAGGATGTCCCCGCCCACCGGGGCAAGCCCCACCCCTTCtcccgccggccccgccccctcccgcgggcCCGGGCGGAGGAGCGCTCCGGGGCGCCCCGTCCCTGGGCGCTCAGTTTCCCGGTCCGGCCCCGCGGGAGGACGGCGGCACCACGTCCGCGCGGCCGAAGCGCCGCCCAGGAGGAGGCTCTGGAGAGGCCAGGGCCTCGGGAAAGCCGCCCGCCCGCCGGCCTCCCACTGGGCCGAGGCGGCGCTGCCCCGCGCCCTCCGGAGCGCGGACGCCGGGGGGAGGACAGAGTGGACGCGGCCGCTCTCCCACCGCCCCCAGCACGCAGGCGCCCCTTCCGGAAGCAGTTTCTGTCCCCGGTAGACGAGCTCCGACCCACGGGCCCCACCCCGGAGCCCACCCAGGCCAAGCCCGCCCCTCGCCCGATCCTCGGGCGCCTCGGCTCCGTGGCCGCCGCTGTGTATCCGGAGGGTCGGTTCAGAGCTGTAGGGAGGCGACGGGGCAGCACCGAGCTCCCCCGTGAA GACCTGACATGGAAGCGCAGCGGTGAAGCCACAGAAATGGAACGACAGTCTGAGTCTCCTCCGCTGCGGACAGGCTCCTCGGGCTTCGGGAGCCATGGGATGTTCACGGGGACAGAATCCAGACGGCACCGCGCCGCGGCCGCCCCTGCCGGACGCCAGGTGGCCAGCGAGCTAGCCGTCTGGAGGCCGAAAGAGGGCGCCCGACACTGCGGAGTGGCCCCGGTGACCTCGCCAAACTGA
- the UTF1 gene encoding undifferentiated embryonic cell transcription factor 1: MLLRPRRPPPPEPPSPASPDPEPRLAGGAPATPPRRPASPGALAAPAPPAPPGSPASPGSPVSPGSAQRTPWSARETELLLGTLLQPAVWRALLLDRRQALPTYRRVSAALARQQVRRTPAQCRRRYKFLKDKVRDAHGQPPGPFDAQIRQLMGLLGDNGRRRGRRRSPGPGRPPRGRRPASAAPAEPGAPPPPASRELDSDPAWTLRFSPSPPKSADAPHAPGSPTAPCTFTPARGRPEEPESFRAPGSPPPPSPGPAREDPDSPPGRPEDHAPQQPAPPSLNAALLQTLGHLGDIVSILGPLRDQLLTLNQHVEQLRGSFDQTVSLAVGFILGSAAAERGVLADPRP; this comes from the exons ATGCTACtgcggccgcggcggccgcccccGCCCGAGCCGCCATCGCCCGCCAGCCCGGACCCCGAGCCGCGGCTGGCGGGGGGCGCCCCGGCGACCCCGCCCCGGAGACCCGCCTCACCCGGCGCGCTGGCGGCTCCCGCGCCCCCCGCACCCCCCGGCTCGCCCGCGTCCCCCGGCTCGCCCGTGTCCCCGGGCTCGGCTCAGCGCACGCCCTGGAGTGCGCGCGAGACGGAGCTGCTGCTGGGGACGCTGCTGCAGCCCGCCGTGTGGCGCGCGCTCCTGCTGGACCGCCGCCAGGCGCTGCCCACCTACCGCCGCGTGTCGGCCGCGCTGGCCCGCCAGCAGGTGCGGCGCACCCCCGCGCAGTGCCGCCGCCGCTACAAGTTCCTCAAGGACAAGGTCCGCGACGCGCACGGCCAGCCGCCCGGGCCCTTCGACGCGCAGATCCGCCAGCTCATGGGCCTCCTCGGCGACAACGGGCGCAGGCGCGGACGCCGCCGCTCCCCTGGGCCCGGACGACCCCCGCGCGGCCGCCGGCCTGCCTCCGCCGCGCCCGCCGAGCCGG gcgccccgccgccgcccgcgtCCCGAGAGCTCGACTCGGATCCCGCGTGGACGCTCAGGTTCAGCCCGTCCCCGCCCAAGTCTGCGGACGCGCCACACGCCCCCGGCTCCCCGACGGCCCCCTGCACCTTCACGCCCGCGCGTGGCCGCCCCGAAGAGCCCGAGTCCTTCCGCGCCCCTGGCTCCCCGCCACCGCCGTCCCCGGGCCCCGCCCGGGAAGACCCCGACTCGCCGCCCGGCCGCCCGGAGGACCACGCGCCCCAGCAGCCCGCGCCGCCGTCGCTGAACGCCGCTCTCCTGCAGACCCTGGGGCACCTCGGCGACATCGTGTCCATCCTGGGCCCGCTGCGTGACCAGCTGCTGACGCTGAACCAGCACGTGGAGCAGCTGCGCGGCTCCTTCGACCAGACCGTGTCCCTGGCCGTGGGCTTCATCCTGGGCAGCGCCGCGGCCGAGCGAGGTGTCCTGGCCGACCCGCGCCCGTGA